Proteins encoded within one genomic window of Dictyoglomus sp. NZ13-RE01:
- a CDS encoding basic amino acid ABC transporter substrate-binding protein, whose product MKRIIILLILFLMLFSLPILSAGAVERIKKAGVLKVGSDVAYAPFEFMEGDKPVGFDIDLAQEIANALGVKLEVINTPFDGIIAALKAKKFDIIMSAMTITEERKKEISFSKPYFDSGQIIAIRANDTSIKSEKDLKGKIVGVQLGTTGEISARKLKDSLGIKEIRSYETIPEAFMDLELGRVDAVINDMPVSLYYAKNNPKIKCIGKPFTIERYGIAMRKEDTDLLIKINLILDQLKKNGKYDEIYKKWFGTLPIK is encoded by the coding sequence ATGAAGAGGATAATAATTTTATTAATTCTCTTTCTAATGTTATTTTCATTGCCAATTCTCTCAGCAGGAGCAGTGGAGAGGATTAAGAAGGCAGGAGTCTTAAAAGTAGGAAGTGATGTCGCATATGCACCCTTTGAATTTATGGAAGGAGATAAGCCAGTTGGTTTTGATATTGATTTAGCTCAGGAGATTGCTAATGCATTAGGAGTAAAATTGGAAGTTATAAATACTCCCTTTGATGGTATAATTGCAGCATTAAAAGCAAAAAAATTTGATATTATTATGTCCGCTATGACTATAACTGAGGAAAGAAAGAAAGAGATTAGCTTTTCAAAACCATATTTTGATTCAGGACAAATAATTGCAATAAGAGCTAATGATACATCAATAAAAAGCGAGAAAGATTTGAAGGGTAAAATTGTTGGGGTCCAATTAGGAACTACAGGAGAAATATCAGCAAGGAAACTTAAGGATAGTTTAGGAATAAAAGAGATAAGAAGTTATGAAACAATCCCTGAAGCCTTTATGGATTTGGAATTAGGTAGAGTAGATGCTGTTATTAATGATATGCCAGTCTCTCTCTATTATGCTAAGAATAATCCCAAAATAAAATGTATTGGGAAACCATTTACTATTGAAAGATATGGAATTGCCATGAGAAAAGAAGATACAGACCTTTTAATTAAGATTAATCTTATTCTCGATCAGCTCAAAAAGAATGGAAAATACGATGAGATTTATAAGAAATGGTTTGGAACTTTACCTATTAAGTAA
- a CDS encoding LacI family transcriptional regulator, with the protein MRRRDKGIKPPTMKDVAKKAGVSISTVSHVINKTRYVEEETRKKVLDAIKELGYRPNIVARSLRKKSTNTIGLIVSNIANLFYPEVVRGIEDVLLQNKYNIILCNSDEDINKEREYIEVLYSKQVDGLIITPSKSTETRKNLELFISQDIPVILVDRRISGIETDVVLADNVSGTYSATEYLLNLGHKRIAIITGPLDTTTGRERLEGYLKALEEHNIPMEKDLIREGNFKRDGGYERGKELLEMSNPPTAIISSNNLMTLGLISAINEKKLRIPKDISVISFDDMEWFQYFCPPLTSIYQPSYELGKNAGLLLMERLKRRRKKPKEVILPTRLIIRESCAPPLI; encoded by the coding sequence ATGAGACGAAGAGATAAGGGTATTAAACCACCAACAATGAAGGATGTTGCTAAAAAAGCAGGTGTATCAATAAGTACTGTATCACATGTCATAAATAAAACAAGATATGTGGAGGAGGAAACAAGAAAAAAAGTATTAGATGCTATAAAAGAGTTAGGATATAGACCAAATATAGTTGCAAGAAGTTTGAGAAAAAAATCTACTAATACTATTGGATTAATAGTTTCTAATATTGCAAATTTATTCTATCCAGAAGTGGTAAGAGGGATTGAAGATGTTCTTCTACAAAACAAGTATAATATAATCTTATGTAATTCTGATGAAGATATTAATAAGGAAAGGGAATATATTGAGGTTCTTTATAGCAAACAAGTAGATGGATTAATCATAACTCCAAGTAAAAGTACTGAAACGAGAAAAAATTTAGAACTATTTATTTCTCAAGATATTCCAGTAATTCTTGTGGATAGAAGAATATCAGGAATTGAGACTGATGTTGTGTTAGCGGATAATGTTTCTGGTACTTATTCTGCCACAGAATATCTTCTAAACTTAGGTCATAAAAGAATTGCTATAATTACTGGTCCATTAGATACTACTACTGGAAGAGAGAGATTAGAAGGATATCTTAAGGCATTAGAAGAACATAATATCCCTATGGAAAAGGATTTAATAAGAGAAGGTAATTTTAAAAGAGATGGGGGTTATGAAAGGGGCAAAGAACTACTTGAAATGTCTAATCCTCCTACTGCAATAATATCCTCAAATAACTTGATGACTCTTGGTCTTATATCCGCAATAAACGAGAAAAAATTAAGGATACCTAAGGATATTTCTGTAATTTCTTTTGATGATATGGAATGGTTTCAATATTTTTGCCCTCCACTAACTTCAATCTACCAACCTTCATATGAGCTTGGGAAAAATGCTGGACTTTTGCTTATGGAAAGACTCAAAAGGAGAAGGAAAAAGCCAAAAGAGGTTATTTTACCAACCCGTTTGATTATTAGGGAGTCATGTGCTCCTCCATTAATTTGA